A stretch of Cheilinus undulatus linkage group 20, ASM1832078v1, whole genome shotgun sequence DNA encodes these proteins:
- the LOC121528883 gene encoding zinc finger and SCAN domain-containing protein 21-like produces the protein MSKLERLNSRVEKLLSKAVQEVLEVVKETVSEYQEKTARTQRENNSLKRRLQELQESLRLESNGIATQTPPAARQSNAEINSMEGDQNEEQEEDIKLVTPCDSAAICLSYDHETSVTSQFTSSLSCGATTSSHLNGDNFSDPRMPKTETENGLLAVISNHVIGTSAAVNSEKGNPVKEEAVVEEYVIHNTSYSHGEAERTAASSHAPNIEPHQAYSGLCNETELVFCLNQNNTEEPLGQRYNNMTRTCEEKQFVAQKNSKAGGSGLRIFQRSVRKHYCCPLCGRTFRHAGDYKKHSRVHTGEKPYCCSVCGKKFSQSGYLTVHLRYHTGEKPFRCSHCGKSFSHSSNMKKHQQTHL, from the exons AGTACCAGGAGAAAACTGCCCgaacacagagagagaacaaCAGTCTGAAGAGGAGGCTGCAAGAGCTGCAGGAGAGCTTAAGACTGGAAAGCAATG gtATTGCAACACAAACACCCCCTGCTGCCAGGCAATCTAATGCTGAGATTAACTCCATGGAAGGGGACCAGAATGAAGAACAGGAAGAGGACATCAAACTTGTTACCCCTTGTGACAGTGCAGCGATTTGTCTGTCATATGACCATGAGACATCCGTCACATCACAATTCACCTCCTCTCTTTCCTGTGGAGCCACAACCAGTTCACATTTAAATGGCGATAACTTTTCTGATCCAAGAATGCCAAAAACAGAGACTGAAAATGGACTTTTAGCAGTAATTTCAAACCATGTGATAGGTACCAGTGCAGCTGTAAACTCTGAGAAAGGCAATCCAGTTAAAGAAGAGGCTGTGGTGGAAGAATATGTCATACACAACACAAGTTACTCACATGGTGAGGCTGAAAGAACAGCTGCATCCTCACATGCACCAAACATAGAGCCTCATCAGGCCTATTCAGGACTTTGTAATGAGACAGAGCTGGTCTTCTGTCTAAACCAGAATAACACAGAAGAACCATTAGGTCAAAGATACAACAATATGACCAGAACATGTGAAGAAAAGCAGTTCGTTGCACAGAAGAACTCCAAAGCTGGAGGTTCTGGCTTAAGAATTTTCCAAAGAAGCGTCAGAAAACACTACTGCTGCCCACTCTGTGGCCGCACCTTCAGACATGCAGGCGACTACAAAAAACACAGCCGTGTACACACTGGGGAGAAGCCATACTGCTGCTCAGTGTGTGGGAAGAAATTCAGTCAGTCAGGATATCTCACGGTTCACCTGCGCTACCACACGGGAGAGAAACCGTTCAGATGCAGCCACTGTGGCAAAAGTTTTAGTCACTCGAGTAATATGAAGAAACACCAGCAGACTCATTTGTGA